In Nasonia vitripennis strain AsymCx chromosome 2 unlocalized genomic scaffold, Nvit_psr_1.1 chr2_random0002, whole genome shotgun sequence, a genomic segment contains:
- the LOC116416254 gene encoding uncharacterized protein LOC116416254, giving the protein MGIAPKGFDTLGTVKLTVMGKKHIFHVLPSSIPLHEDIILGNPFLYGEKVNIQFGDEVLITESQPITPVPFVHKHFPENQEDVDIKYGQINVEGQSSEGKETAVEEYEFPYESEAIDPKVQDLPTRPYNPNGFKLKANTVFKLPARAKVPVRIPATEDSVQGQAYLRLIKTVPGVYIGEAAVMNEKGYCYAMAINTREDPVEIEISPQHLEEFDLSEDDDFLDFPLEGEAPKNSEERINFIMEKVRKTYHKRHELRQIQRIVKKYSHLFYLPGDPAPRTSCVRHKIRTTDEEPVRVKYKRGPTGQEEELFSQLQKLLDARVIRRSNSPFCSPCRIVPKKPGPDGKRKYSVPLKMWRTLFLTLFWLTISL; this is encoded by the exons ATGGGAATAGCACCCAAAGGATTCGACACCTTAGGAACAGTAAAACTAACTGTTATGGGTAAGAAACACATCTTTCATGTGTTACCCTCAAGTATACCTTTACATGAGGACATTATATTAGGCAATCCATTTCTCTACGGAGAGAAAGTGAATATTCAGTTCGGGGATGAGGTCCTAATCACCGAAAGCCAACCAATAACACCAGTGCCTTTTGTACATAAGCATTTCCCCGAAAATCAGGAGGACGTGGACATAAAATATGGCCAAATAAATGTTGAAGGACAATCTTCGGAAGGTAAAGAGACGGCCGTAGAAGAGTACGAATTTCCGTATGAGTCCGAAGCCATCGATCCTAAAGTTCAGGACTTGCCGACCAGACCGTACAATCCAAACGGATTCAAATTGAAAGCTAATACAGTTTTCAAGCTACCAGCTAGAGCCAAGGTTCCCGTGAGAATACCCGCTACAGAAGATTCAGTACAAGGGCAGGCTTACTTAAGGCTGATCAAGACCGTCCCGGGAGTATACATTGGGGAAGCTGCAGTAATGAATGAAAAGGGTTACTGTTATGCAATGGCCATAAATACCAGAGAAGACCCAGTAGAAATCGAAATCTCGCCGCAACATCTTGAAGAATTCGATTTAAGTGAAGATGATGACTTCCTGGACTTTCCACTGGAAGGCGAAGCTCCGAAAAATTCGGaagaaagaataaattttattatggaAAAGGTTAGAAAAACGTATCATAAGAGACACGAATTGAGACAGATACAACGAATAGTGAAGAAATATTCACATTTGTTTTATCTACCTGGAGATCCAGCACCTAGGACATCTTGTGTGAGACATAAGATCCGGACGACGGATGAGGAGCCAGtccgagtaaaatataaaagaggACCAACAGGACAAGAAGAGGAGTTGTTCAGTCAGTTACAGAAACTCCTGGACGCTCGAGTCATCAGACGTTCAAACAGTCCATTTTGCAGTCCGTGTAGAATTGTTCCAAAGAAACCAGGACCGGACGGTAAAAGGAAATACAG TGTGCCATTAAAAATGTGGAGGACACTGTTTCTGACGCTGTTCTGGTTGACAATAAGCTTATAA